The following are encoded in a window of Vicugna pacos chromosome 28, VicPac4, whole genome shotgun sequence genomic DNA:
- the VAMP5 gene encoding vesicle-associated membrane protein 5 isoform X2 — protein MLNNFGKVLERDGKLAELEQRSDQLLDMSSAFSKTTKTMARKKRWENTRCRIYLGAIVGGSLVIILIVLLAIFLSPSSKNSGAPQAQDAGAASRPGD, from the exons ATGCTCAACAACTTCGGCAAGGTCCTGGAGCGTGACGGGAAGCTGGCGGAGCTGGAGCAACGTTCAGACCAACTCCTAGATATG AGCTCAGCCTTCAGCAAGACAACCAAGACTATGGCCCGGAAGAAGCGCTGGGAGAACACCCGTTGCCGGATCTACTTGGGGGCAATCGTGGGCGGCAGCCTGGTCATTATACTGATCGTGCTGCTGGCCATCTTTCTCTCACCGAGCAGCAAGAACAGTGGTGCCCCACAGGCCCAGGACGCAGGTGCTGCCTCAAGGCCTGGGGACTGA
- the RNF181 gene encoding E3 ubiquitin-protein ligase RNF181 has protein sequence MASYFDEHDCEPLDHQQDARTNMLLELARSLFNRMDFEDLGLVVDWDHHLPPPAAKTAVENLPRTVIRGSQAELKCPVCLLEFEEEETAIEMPCHHLFHSNCILPWLSKTNSCPLCRHELPTDDDTYEEHRRDKARKQQQKHRLENLHGAMYT, from the exons ATGGCGTCCTACTTCGATGAACACGACTGCGAGCCGTTGGACCATCAGCAGGATGCCCGAACTAACATGCTGCTGGAGCTCGCAAG GTCACTTTTTAACAGGATGGACTTTGAAGACTTGGGGTTGGTAGTAGACTGGGATCACCACTTGCCTCCACCTGCTGCCAAGACAGCAGTTGAGAACCTCCCCAGGACAGTCATCAGGGGCTCTCAGGCTG AGCTCAAGTGCCCCGTGTGTCTTTTGGAAtttgaggaggaggagactgCCATTGAGATGCCTTGCCATCACCTCTTCCATTCCAACTGCATTCTGCCCTGGCTGAGCAAG ACAAACTCCTGCCCCCTGTGCCGCCATGAGCTACCCACTGATGATGACACTTATGAGGAACACAGACGAGATAAG GCTCGCAAGCAGCAGCAGAAGCACCGACTGGAGAACCTCCATGGAGCCATGTACACATGA
- the VAMP5 gene encoding vesicle-associated membrane protein 5 isoform X1 encodes MAGKELEQCQRQADEVTEIMLNNFGKVLERDGKLAELEQRSDQLLDMSSAFSKTTKTMARKKRWENTRCRIYLGAIVGGSLVIILIVLLAIFLSPSSKNSGAPQAQDAGAASRPGD; translated from the exons atg GCAGGGAAAGAGTTGGAGCAGTGCCAGCGGCAGGCAGATGAGGTGACAGAAATCATGCTCAACAACTTCGGCAAGGTCCTGGAGCGTGACGGGAAGCTGGCGGAGCTGGAGCAACGTTCAGACCAACTCCTAGATATG AGCTCAGCCTTCAGCAAGACAACCAAGACTATGGCCCGGAAGAAGCGCTGGGAGAACACCCGTTGCCGGATCTACTTGGGGGCAATCGTGGGCGGCAGCCTGGTCATTATACTGATCGTGCTGCTGGCCATCTTTCTCTCACCGAGCAGCAAGAACAGTGGTGCCCCACAGGCCCAGGACGCAGGTGCTGCCTCAAGGCCTGGGGACTGA